In one window of bacterium DNA:
- a CDS encoding 2Fe-2S iron-sulfur cluster-binding protein produces the protein MIPIKLNGLEVQVEDGSTILDACTFYGIEVPTLCHREGLTPYGGCRLCLVEIGDAPNSRLVSSCTYPVEQGLKVRTNTKRVIEARRMMIELLVSVCPSSKVLQDLASKFNVKQVRFTPRNENCILCGLCVRMCKEQMQSGAIGFVERGFKKKIATPFNVRSEVCRLCGGCIYICPACQLRCQGPDAATDLCHGCLTLEPSCIEAHDDYQCWMGTTGDCGTCEGRPDQIKKSK, from the coding sequence ATGATTCCAATCAAACTGAATGGCCTTGAAGTTCAAGTTGAGGATGGTTCGACCATACTCGACGCGTGCACGTTCTACGGTATCGAAGTCCCTACCCTTTGTCACCGCGAAGGGCTGACTCCTTATGGCGGGTGCCGGCTTTGCCTTGTGGAAATAGGCGATGCTCCCAACTCCCGGCTTGTCAGCTCATGCACCTATCCGGTGGAACAAGGTTTGAAGGTGAGAACCAATACCAAAAGGGTAATCGAAGCACGGAGAATGATGATCGAACTCCTCGTGTCGGTATGCCCGTCTTCAAAGGTGCTGCAGGATCTGGCCTCTAAATTCAATGTCAAGCAGGTGCGGTTCACACCACGCAACGAAAACTGCATCTTGTGCGGTCTGTGCGTTCGTATGTGCAAAGAACAAATGCAATCGGGTGCGATCGGTTTTGTAGAACGGGGTTTCAAGAAGAAGATCGCAACGCCGTTCAACGTCCGATCAGAAGTCTGCCGGCTGTGCGGCGGCTGTATTTACATATGCCCGGCATGCCAACTCCGGTGCCAGGGACCTGATGCTGCAACCGACCTGTGCCACGGCTGTCTTACCCTGGAACCGTCCTGCATCGAAGCGCATGATGATTATCAATGCTGGATGGGCACGACCGGCGATTGCGGTACATGCGAAGGAAGACCAGATCAGATAAAAAAGAGTAAATAA
- a CDS encoding Glu/Leu/Phe/Val dehydrogenase: MKKFSVAEMARQQVQAAAKAMNLPASTTTILMCPKRMLRVTFPIKMDDGTVQCFMGYRCQYNDARGPTKGGVRYHPDVCEDEVIALAAWMTWKCSLVDLPYGGAKGGVICDPLKLSEQELEKITRRYTTEIMPVLGPNKDIPAPDVFTTSKTMAWMMDTFSMMTGHTEPAVVTGKPEVLGGSKGRKEATGRGVSIITRELFKALGKSLKDARVIIQGFGNVGGYAAYFLSQMGAKIVAVSDSSIGLLDPNGFNVTELMEVVEKHKLLEPYKKGKRIDRDEILFQEADLLIPAALENQIRGDNAGRVKVSIIVEGANGPTTPEADEILDKKGIYVAPDILANAGGVIVSHFEWVQALSGMYWEEQEVNERLERKLVKTFAEVWKKAMTMKTSLRTAAYVVALERVAEVYKYRGIFP, from the coding sequence ATGAAGAAATTTTCAGTCGCCGAGATGGCGCGCCAGCAGGTCCAGGCCGCGGCAAAAGCGATGAATCTTCCCGCATCGACGACCACTATCCTGATGTGTCCCAAACGCATGCTCAGAGTTACATTCCCGATCAAGATGGATGACGGAACGGTGCAGTGTTTCATGGGTTATCGCTGCCAGTATAATGATGCCCGCGGTCCAACCAAAGGCGGCGTGCGCTATCATCCGGATGTCTGCGAAGACGAGGTGATCGCCCTGGCTGCCTGGATGACATGGAAGTGCTCGCTCGTTGACCTTCCCTATGGCGGAGCAAAAGGCGGTGTGATCTGTGACCCGCTTAAGCTGTCCGAGCAGGAACTTGAAAAGATCACGCGGCGCTACACGACCGAGATTATGCCGGTACTTGGTCCTAACAAGGATATACCAGCCCCCGACGTGTTCACCACATCAAAGACCATGGCCTGGATGATGGATACCTTCAGCATGATGACCGGTCATACCGAGCCGGCAGTGGTGACCGGGAAACCCGAGGTCCTGGGCGGTTCCAAGGGCAGGAAAGAAGCCACGGGTCGCGGCGTATCGATCATAACGCGCGAACTTTTCAAAGCCCTGGGCAAATCATTGAAGGATGCCCGCGTGATCATTCAGGGGTTCGGCAACGTGGGAGGTTATGCGGCGTATTTCCTTTCACAAATGGGCGCCAAGATCGTCGCCGTGTCGGATTCTTCGATCGGCCTGCTCGATCCCAATGGATTCAACGTGACGGAGCTGATGGAAGTGGTGGAAAAACACAAACTGCTGGAACCGTACAAGAAAGGCAAAAGGATCGACCGGGATGAGATACTATTCCAGGAAGCCGACCTTTTGATCCCGGCGGCACTGGAAAACCAGATCCGCGGGGATAACGCGGGCCGCGTCAAAGTCAGTATTATTGTTGAAGGTGCCAACGGTCCGACCACGCCTGAAGCCGATGAGATCCTGGATAAAAAGGGTATCTATGTCGCGCCCGATATTCTTGCGAATGCAGGCGGTGTCATCGTCAGCCATTTTGAATGGGTCCAGGCATTGTCAGGCATGTACTGGGAAGAACAGGAAGTAAATGAACGCCTTGAACGCAAACTGGTCAAAACATTCGCCGAAGTTTGGAAAAAAGCCATGACCATGAAAACATCGCTAAGAACTGCCGCTTACGTCGTGGCGCTGGAGCGTGTGGCCGAAGTCTACAAGTACCGGGGGATATTTCCGTAA
- a CDS encoding (2Fe-2S) ferredoxin domain-containing protein, giving the protein MKKLKIGDLEKIRDKARRTTILREGKARAKVTVHMGTCGIAAGAREVLTSLLKEIEAKKIDDVIVTTSGCAGLCSREPMATVEIPGRAPVKYVDLNAEKIKKILQKHVMKGIIVDECALAIGSETTH; this is encoded by the coding sequence ATGAAAAAGCTGAAAATCGGCGATCTGGAGAAGATCCGGGATAAAGCCCGGCGGACCACGATCCTCCGGGAAGGCAAAGCCCGGGCGAAAGTTACCGTGCATATGGGTACCTGCGGCATTGCGGCCGGAGCACGGGAAGTCCTGACATCCCTGCTTAAGGAGATCGAAGCGAAAAAGATCGATGATGTTATCGTCACAACGTCTGGTTGTGCGGGCCTGTGCAGTCGCGAGCCCATGGCTACGGTTGAAATTCCGGGCCGGGCACCCGTGAAATACGTTGACCTTAACGCCGAGAAGATAAAGAAAATTTTGCAGAAACATGTGATGAAGGGCATTATCGTCGATGAATGTGCCCTGGCTATAGGTAGCGAAACTACGCACTGA
- a CDS encoding NADH-ubiquinone oxidoreductase-F iron-sulfur binding region domain-containing protein, which yields MKGYRSHLLVCAGTGCVACGSYEIRQELTKEITRRGLQNEIAVISTGCNGFCERGPIVVVQPEGIFYQRMKKEDIAHLVEEHFLKGRPVKDLMYVPPADTVPIPKMSDIGFFKHQRLIVLKNRGRIDPENIEEYIAFDGYRALEKALQELTPETIIKDVKDSGLRGRGGAGFPTGLKWERCRQGSSNGKYIVCNGDEGDPGAFMDRSVLEADPHAVLEGMIIGARAIGAQKGYIYVRTEYPLALKRIQIAIEQALEYGLLGDDILGTGFNFTLELTRGAGAFVSGEETSLLAAIEGKIGVPRQRPPFPVQKGLFGKPTVINNVETWANIPQIILKGAAWYSEIGTKTSKGTKIFSLVGKINNTGLVEVPMGISLKDIIYEIGGGVAKNKKFKAVQTGGPSGGCIPQKMLNLPIDYESLKEVGSIMGSGGMIVMDEDTCMVDVAKYFMNFLRDESCGKCLSCREGTRRMWEILDKITRGKGTLADLALLEELAPAVKDASMCGLGQTAANPVLSTIHYFRDEYLAHILNKQCPAVVCKSIISSPCQHTCPIDTEAPQYIAHIARGEFDKAFDIILKDNPLLNVCGRVCNHPCETKCRAGQGGEAIAIRALKRFAAAYGNGKKARKNAVKANGIKVAIIGSGPSGLMAAYHLAGKGYSPTIFEALPVIGGMLAVAIPEYRLPRADLKKDIQRIIDAGVEIKLNQKLGTDFSTDDLFKQGYKAVYIAIGAHKSIKLGVPNENANGVLPGMEFLNAVHLGKKMLVGKRIGIIGGGNSAVDAARVAHRLAGVESVTIIYRRTLAEMPAYKEEVDAALEEGIDIKYLTAPTKVIVTEGTITGIECQRMSLGDIDDSGRRRPLPIKGSDFVIELDTVITAISEQPDLSCLGPDPELTISRWNTLEVNKETFATNLNGVFAGGDAIRGPSTVIEAMADGKKVAELIDRYVKGEKLELKYAVTRPSIYVDPVVLTEKEQLESKRQSTAKLVLGKRSKNFKEVDLGFDEKQAMIEAKRCLRCDLEAKKEDEKELK from the coding sequence TTGAAAGGTTATCGGTCACACTTACTCGTCTGTGCGGGAACTGGTTGCGTGGCATGCGGTTCATACGAGATCAGGCAGGAGCTTACGAAGGAAATCACGCGGCGCGGCCTTCAAAACGAAATCGCTGTAATCTCGACCGGCTGTAATGGATTTTGCGAACGGGGTCCGATCGTCGTCGTCCAACCAGAAGGGATATTCTACCAGCGGATGAAAAAAGAGGATATCGCGCATCTGGTTGAAGAACATTTCCTCAAGGGCCGACCGGTGAAAGACCTGATGTACGTGCCGCCGGCAGACACAGTACCTATTCCTAAAATGTCGGATATCGGTTTCTTCAAACACCAGCGTTTGATCGTCCTCAAGAACCGTGGTCGGATCGATCCCGAGAACATTGAGGAATATATCGCGTTCGACGGATACCGGGCGCTGGAAAAAGCCCTCCAAGAATTGACGCCGGAAACCATCATAAAGGATGTCAAAGATTCTGGATTGCGCGGCCGTGGCGGTGCTGGTTTCCCAACGGGTTTGAAGTGGGAGCGCTGCCGCCAGGGATCAAGCAATGGCAAGTATATTGTGTGCAACGGTGATGAAGGTGACCCTGGAGCATTCATGGACCGAAGCGTGCTGGAAGCCGATCCTCATGCCGTTCTGGAAGGCATGATCATCGGAGCCCGCGCGATCGGCGCTCAGAAAGGATATATCTATGTGCGGACAGAATACCCGCTTGCCCTGAAAAGGATCCAGATCGCGATCGAACAGGCACTGGAATACGGTTTGCTTGGGGACGATATCCTGGGAACCGGTTTTAATTTTACGCTTGAATTGACGCGCGGGGCCGGCGCTTTTGTCTCGGGTGAAGAAACATCTCTCCTGGCGGCGATCGAAGGTAAGATCGGCGTACCCAGACAGCGCCCGCCTTTCCCCGTGCAAAAGGGGTTATTCGGCAAACCGACGGTCATCAACAACGTCGAAACCTGGGCTAACATACCGCAGATAATCCTCAAAGGCGCGGCATGGTACTCTGAAATCGGCACCAAAACAAGCAAAGGGACTAAGATCTTCTCGCTGGTGGGCAAAATCAACAATACCGGTCTGGTCGAGGTGCCCATGGGCATCTCGCTGAAGGATATTATCTATGAGATCGGCGGTGGCGTTGCCAAGAACAAGAAATTCAAAGCAGTCCAGACCGGCGGTCCTTCAGGCGGCTGCATTCCGCAGAAAATGCTCAATCTGCCCATCGACTATGAAAGTCTCAAAGAAGTCGGTTCGATCATGGGGTCGGGCGGAATGATCGTGATGGATGAAGACACGTGCATGGTTGACGTGGCTAAATACTTCATGAATTTCTTGCGCGATGAATCATGCGGCAAGTGCCTGTCATGCCGAGAAGGCACTCGGCGTATGTGGGAGATACTTGACAAGATCACCAGGGGTAAAGGTACGCTGGCGGATCTGGCATTGCTGGAAGAACTGGCGCCCGCGGTCAAGGACGCTTCAATGTGCGGGTTGGGACAAACCGCGGCCAATCCGGTACTGTCTACGATCCATTATTTCCGTGATGAATATCTCGCGCATATCCTGAACAAACAGTGCCCGGCAGTGGTATGTAAAAGCATCATCTCCTCCCCCTGCCAGCACACATGTCCGATCGACACCGAAGCTCCCCAGTACATCGCTCATATCGCGCGCGGTGAATTCGACAAAGCGTTTGATATCATATTGAAGGATAACCCTCTGCTTAACGTATGCGGAAGGGTATGCAATCACCCGTGCGAAACAAAATGCCGCGCCGGACAAGGTGGCGAGGCGATCGCGATACGGGCGTTAAAGCGTTTTGCGGCAGCATACGGCAATGGAAAAAAGGCAAGGAAAAATGCCGTTAAAGCCAACGGTATCAAAGTCGCTATCATAGGATCGGGACCATCCGGGCTCATGGCCGCATATCACCTCGCTGGCAAAGGCTACTCGCCCACGATCTTCGAAGCGCTGCCTGTTATTGGCGGCATGCTCGCCGTGGCTATCCCCGAGTACCGTCTGCCCCGTGCCGATCTCAAAAAGGATATCCAGCGCATCATTGACGCTGGCGTGGAGATAAAACTCAATCAGAAACTCGGCACTGATTTTTCAACCGACGACCTGTTCAAACAGGGGTACAAGGCGGTTTATATAGCGATCGGAGCCCATAAGAGCATAAAACTTGGCGTTCCAAATGAAAATGCCAACGGCGTTCTGCCCGGCATGGAGTTTCTGAACGCCGTACACCTTGGCAAGAAAATGCTGGTTGGCAAGCGCATCGGTATTATCGGCGGCGGAAATTCTGCGGTCGATGCGGCACGGGTAGCGCACCGCCTCGCCGGTGTTGAGTCGGTGACGATCATCTATCGCCGGACCCTCGCCGAAATGCCCGCCTACAAAGAAGAAGTCGATGCCGCGCTCGAGGAAGGAATCGACATCAAGTATCTAACCGCCCCGACGAAGGTGATCGTAACAGAAGGCACTATCACCGGAATCGAATGCCAGCGCATGTCACTGGGCGATATCGATGACAGCGGCAGGCGGAGACCCTTGCCGATAAAAGGATCCGATTTTGTCATTGAACTTGATACGGTAATAACGGCGATCAGTGAACAACCTGACCTTTCATGTCTCGGACCCGATCCGGAACTTACCATTTCCCGATGGAATACGCTTGAAGTCAACAAGGAGACGTTCGCAACCAATTTAAACGGTGTCTTCGCTGGCGGAGACGCGATCCGTGGACCAAGCACGGTTATCGAGGCGATGGCCGACGGCAAGAAGGTCGCTGAACTTATCGATCGATATGTCAAGGGCGAGAAGCTGGAATTGAAATATGCCGTGACGCGGCCGTCGATTTATGTCGATCCGGTCGTGCTTACGGAAAAGGAGCAGCTTGAAAGCAAGCGCCAGTCAACGGCAAAACTTGTGCTGGGAAAACGCAGCAAGAATTTCAAGGAGGTCGACCTGGGATTTGATGAAAAACAGGCAATGATCGAAGCAAAACGGTGTTTGAGATGCGACCTGGAGGCAAAAAAGGAAGACGAAAAGGAGCTGAAATGA
- a CDS encoding FMN-binding glutamate synthase family protein, translated as MGSLLRPNASAATLTKNRTEDSVVPLSGMCVTCIDGCIGMCEIGKSAYRGHEVIYPQPFGILTAAAEKNYPVDYSHFNIMGTAVGAHGIEADSDKAIFPNVNVEAKVGHDGGIKLRMPVVIPGLGSTNIAKNNWDGLAIGAAISGIILTVGENVAAMDMDSDIKNGRVLKAPDLEYRVKTYKKWQRDGYGTVVVQANVEDTRLAVQEFAIQKLGVDTVELKWGQGAKDIGGEVKIKELKKAQELRKRGYIVLPDPLDPDVIKAFERRAFSEFERHSRVGMVEQESFVKRVEELRSAGAKYVFLKTGAYRPADLARAVKYASIAKLDLLTVDGAGGGTGMSPWHMMNEWGMPPVEIHSLTYFYADKLTKKGAYVPPIAFAGGIAFEDQMFKALALGAPYAKIIGMARGPLCAAMVGKTIGKRIEENEVPVFVERFGNNREEIFVTASALKKELGKDFDELPSGALGVYTYMERLSQGLRQLMAGNRKFALSYITRDDIAAITKDAAQISKIPYVMDVDKDEVEKILNS; from the coding sequence ATGGGATCATTGCTTAGACCAAATGCCTCAGCAGCAACATTAACTAAGAACAGAACTGAGGACTCGGTTGTACCTTTAAGCGGCATGTGCGTTACTTGCATTGACGGTTGCATCGGTATGTGCGAGATCGGAAAATCGGCATACCGGGGACACGAAGTCATCTACCCGCAGCCTTTTGGAATCCTGACGGCGGCCGCGGAAAAAAATTATCCCGTTGACTATTCGCATTTTAATATCATGGGGACCGCCGTGGGCGCTCACGGTATCGAAGCCGATTCGGATAAGGCTATCTTTCCCAACGTGAATGTCGAAGCCAAGGTTGGACATGATGGCGGTATCAAGCTTCGAATGCCGGTCGTCATACCCGGACTGGGATCGACCAATATCGCGAAGAACAACTGGGATGGCCTGGCGATCGGCGCTGCGATCTCCGGTATCATCCTGACCGTTGGCGAGAACGTCGCTGCCATGGACATGGACTCGGATATCAAGAACGGCCGGGTTCTTAAAGCGCCGGATCTAGAATATCGGGTCAAGACCTACAAGAAATGGCAACGCGACGGGTATGGGACTGTGGTCGTGCAGGCTAACGTCGAAGATACCCGGCTTGCGGTCCAGGAATTCGCGATCCAGAAGCTCGGCGTCGACACGGTCGAGCTCAAATGGGGCCAGGGCGCAAAAGATATCGGCGGCGAAGTAAAGATCAAAGAGCTGAAAAAAGCCCAGGAACTGAGGAAACGCGGCTACATCGTGTTGCCTGACCCGCTCGATCCGGACGTGATTAAAGCTTTTGAACGACGGGCTTTTTCCGAATTTGAAAGGCATTCGCGCGTCGGCATGGTCGAACAAGAGTCATTTGTCAAACGGGTGGAAGAATTGCGCAGCGCTGGCGCCAAATACGTTTTCCTGAAGACCGGCGCTTACCGGCCAGCCGACCTGGCGCGCGCGGTCAAGTACGCTTCGATCGCAAAACTCGACCTGCTCACGGTTGACGGCGCGGGCGGCGGAACGGGCATGAGCCCGTGGCATATGATGAATGAATGGGGTATGCCGCCCGTAGAGATCCACTCCCTGACATATTTCTACGCCGATAAACTCACCAAGAAGGGCGCGTACGTGCCACCGATCGCGTTTGCGGGCGGTATCGCTTTTGAAGATCAGATGTTCAAAGCCCTTGCCCTGGGTGCGCCTTATGCCAAGATCATCGGCATGGCGCGCGGTCCGCTGTGCGCGGCGATGGTGGGAAAGACCATCGGCAAAAGGATCGAAGAAAACGAGGTGCCGGTATTCGTCGAACGCTTTGGAAATAACCGCGAAGAGATCTTTGTTACTGCCTCTGCGCTCAAAAAGGAACTGGGTAAGGATTTCGATGAACTGCCGAGCGGCGCTCTGGGTGTCTACACATACATGGAGCGGCTCAGCCAGGGTTTGAGACAGCTGATGGCCGGCAACCGCAAATTTGCCTTAAGCTATATTACACGCGACGATATCGCGGCGATCACCAAAGATGCTGCCCAGATCTCCAAGATCCCGTACGTGATGGATGTCGACAAAGACGAGGTTGAAAAGATACTGAACAGCTAA
- a CDS encoding serine kinase, translating to MDNNVLTVGSIVKTLALEVQSGQELMFTEIKGGYSSDLLSDVMANGKKGDIWVTCQIHPNIIAVGVLKEMAGIIITGGRKPDAGMVEKARTEKLIVMCSSLPSFEVAGKLWAMGVEGPR from the coding sequence ATGGATAATAACGTACTAACGGTCGGATCGATCGTAAAAACTCTGGCGCTCGAGGTGCAGAGCGGCCAGGAATTAATGTTCACTGAGATCAAAGGGGGCTACTCCAGCGACCTCCTGAGCGATGTGATGGCAAACGGGAAAAAGGGCGATATCTGGGTCACCTGCCAGATACATCCCAATATTATCGCCGTCGGCGTGCTTAAAGAGATGGCGGGCATTATTATAACCGGCGGTCGGAAGCCAGATGCCGGCATGGTGGAAAAAGCGCGAACGGAAAAACTGATAGTCATGTGCTCAAGTCTCCCCTCTTTTGAAGTGGCTGGCAAGTTATGGGCAATGGGCGTTGAAGGACCGCGGTGA
- a CDS encoding PHP domain-containing protein: MILRWFRADLHIHTCLSPCSEITMSPKRIVKKAKADKLDLIAICDHNSAENVAAVFKAAKKDQLKIIAGMEISSSEEVHILGLFECLEDVLSLQGTVYAQLAEGENNPAVFGDQIIANEHDEVEGYNNRLLIGATLLTAAEIVEKIHKSKGLAIASHIDRPSYSLLSQLGFIPDDIDLDAVEISPQSTLDEATEKFPEIRKIPAVTSSDAHDLGEIGRAVTLFYLAEPSVPEIKKALRNQDGRKFTLILPSPSEGED; this comes from the coding sequence GTGATACTGCGATGGTTTCGCGCCGACCTCCATATCCATACGTGCCTATCTCCATGCAGTGAGATCACCATGTCGCCCAAAAGGATAGTCAAAAAAGCAAAGGCCGATAAACTGGACCTTATTGCCATTTGCGACCACAACTCCGCTGAAAATGTAGCGGCAGTGTTTAAAGCGGCGAAGAAAGATCAACTGAAGATAATAGCCGGCATGGAGATTTCGAGCAGCGAAGAAGTGCATATTTTGGGGCTTTTTGAGTGCCTTGAAGATGTCCTTTCATTGCAGGGAACCGTTTACGCGCAGCTTGCGGAAGGCGAAAATAATCCCGCTGTATTCGGTGATCAGATAATCGCGAACGAACATGATGAAGTTGAAGGCTACAATAACCGGCTGTTGATCGGAGCCACCTTGCTCACGGCCGCGGAAATCGTGGAAAAGATCCACAAGTCAAAAGGCCTTGCCATCGCGTCACATATCGACCGGCCGAGCTACAGCCTATTGAGTCAGCTGGGATTTATCCCGGATGATATTGACCTGGACGCGGTGGAAATATCTCCTCAATCAACGCTTGACGAAGCCACGGAAAAATTTCCGGAAATAAGAAAAATCCCGGCCGTTACGTCATCCGATGCTCACGACCTCGGGGAGATCGGCCGTGCGGTCACTTTGTTCTATCTTGCCGAACCAAGCGTGCCGGAAATAAAAAAGGCTTTAAGGAACCAGGATGGACGAAAATTTACCCTCATCCTTCCCTCTCCCTCGGAGGGAGAGGATTAA
- a CDS encoding FAD-binding protein, whose translation MAELKFIGGYPEYMRKMIEAVNLTRSKRRDYTPKAMTMAERDDVLKVHPDFAPGGKRAITIGVNKGDMAPNEIADLLEAHPLISERDINITAPDYSVDLLIIGGGLAGTTAALWATNKGVKKENILLVNKLRHGDSNSMMAEGGTQAADRPNDSPAIHFLDALGGGHFTNKPDVLRALTEDGPVIMDWLCDLGAMIDREPDGSFTEKAGGGTSRNRMHACADYTGMEELRVIRDEFRSREIPCLEFYPVVELLTDGNAVTGAVLYNLETGQYKIVQAKATIIATGGFGRLHIRGFPTTNHYGATADGVVLAYRAGAKLRDTDTVQYHPTGAAYPQQIVGLLLTEKLRSMGAQPVNIEGEAFVFPLEPRDVEMAAFIRECYVRNKGVTTPTGMRGVWLDTPLIDTKNGPGTIEKAFPGMHRMYKRFDIDIRKDPVLVFPTLHYQNGGVETDPWGKTNLERLWVAGEVSGGVHGKNRLMGNSTLDCLVFGRRSGISTAEYLLKNPSQGKLSLAHVPAYEKMINDAGIKTTRKSPILLPDYRGKAVLARMIDIL comes from the coding sequence ATGGCAGAACTCAAATTCATCGGCGGTTACCCGGAATACATGCGGAAAATGATCGAGGCCGTTAACCTGACGCGTTCCAAGCGCAGGGATTACACGCCCAAAGCGATGACCATGGCAGAACGCGATGATGTACTCAAGGTTCATCCCGATTTTGCACCCGGCGGCAAGCGCGCGATCACGATCGGTGTGAACAAGGGAGATATGGCGCCAAATGAGATCGCCGACCTGCTGGAAGCACATCCATTGATAAGCGAACGTGACATCAACATCACGGCGCCGGATTATTCTGTCGACCTTCTGATCATTGGCGGCGGATTGGCCGGAACAACGGCCGCCCTTTGGGCGACCAACAAAGGCGTGAAAAAAGAAAATATCCTGCTGGTCAATAAACTGCGGCACGGCGATTCCAATTCCATGATGGCGGAAGGCGGCACCCAGGCCGCAGACCGGCCTAATGATTCGCCGGCGATCCACTTTCTGGACGCGCTCGGCGGCGGACACTTTACCAATAAGCCTGATGTGCTCAGGGCTTTGACCGAAGATGGGCCGGTCATCATGGACTGGCTATGCGATCTCGGCGCCATGATCGACCGCGAGCCGGATGGCAGCTTTACTGAAAAGGCCGGCGGCGGCACGTCGCGCAACCGCATGCACGCATGCGCGGATTATACCGGCATGGAAGAACTCAGGGTCATCCGCGACGAATTCAGATCACGTGAAATACCTTGTCTCGAATTCTATCCAGTCGTGGAACTGTTGACCGACGGCAACGCCGTGACCGGCGCGGTGCTTTATAATCTTGAGACCGGACAGTATAAGATAGTACAGGCAAAAGCCACGATCATCGCGACCGGCGGCTTCGGCCGGCTGCACATCAGGGGTTTTCCGACGACCAATCATTACGGCGCGACCGCCGATGGCGTGGTGCTCGCTTACCGCGCCGGCGCAAAACTGCGCGATACCGATACGGTTCAATACCACCCAACCGGCGCCGCCTATCCTCAACAGATAGTCGGTCTGTTGTTGACCGAAAAACTGAGAAGCATGGGTGCCCAGCCAGTGAATATTGAGGGCGAAGCGTTCGTCTTCCCTCTGGAACCGCGCGACGTCGAAATGGCAGCGTTCATCCGTGAATGCTACGTGCGCAACAAAGGGGTCACGACGCCCACGGGCATGCGCGGCGTGTGGCTTGATACGCCGCTGATCGACACGAAGAACGGTCCCGGCACGATCGAAAAGGCTTTTCCCGGCATGCACCGGATGTACAAGCGGTTCGACATTGACATACGCAAAGACCCAGTTCTGGTTTTCCCGACGCTTCATTACCAGAACGGCGGTGTAGAGACCGATCCCTGGGGCAAAACGAACCTTGAACGGTTATGGGTCGCGGGTGAAGTTTCGGGCGGTGTCCACGGCAAGAACCGCCTCATGGGTAATTCAACGCTTGACTGCTTGGTATTCGGCCGCCGGTCAGGGATCTCGACCGCCGAGTATCTTCTTAAAAATCCTTCCCAAGGCAAATTGTCATTGGCTCATGTCCCCGCCTATGAAAAAATGATCAATGATGCCGGTATAAAAACGACGCGGAAATCCCCGATCCTGCTCCCCGATTACCGCGGCAAGGCGGTGCTGGCGAGGATGATAGATATACTTTAA
- a CDS encoding ATP-binding protein, which yields MDDLSLHVLDIAENSIRAGATVIEILIDENIKKNLLSIKIKDNGRGIDKNELSKVLDPFYTTKKGKRIGLGLALLAQSAHEAMGKFDIISKPGRGTDVLATFVYDHIDRKPLGDMGETVMALIGTHADKIDVVYAHKVNDRGFKLGTSNVKSMLDGVPIMNPEVMDFLRHKLQSELKKLGVNRK from the coding sequence ATGGATGATCTTTCCCTGCACGTGCTGGATATCGCCGAAAATTCAATAAGAGCCGGTGCCACTGTGATCGAGATATTGATCGATGAAAATATCAAGAAAAATCTGTTGAGCATCAAGATAAAAGATAATGGCCGCGGCATTGATAAAAACGAACTGAGCAAGGTGCTTGATCCTTTCTATACGACTAAAAAGGGTAAGCGGATCGGCTTGGGATTGGCGCTGCTTGCTCAGTCAGCCCATGAGGCTATGGGTAAATTTGATATAATATCCAAACCAGGAAGGGGCACGGACGTACTGGCCACATTTGTCTATGATCATATCGACCGGAAGCCCCTTGGCGATATGGGTGAAACAGTAATGGCTTTGATCGGCACGCATGCGGATAAGATTGACGTCGTCTATGCGCACAAGGTGAACGACCGGGGTTTTAAGCTCGGCACGAGTAACGTGAAATCCATGCTTGATGGAGTACCGATAATGAATCCTGAAGTCATGGATTTTTTACGGCACAAGCTCCAAAGTGAACTGAAAAAACTGGGAGTTAACCGAAAATGA